A portion of the Magnolia sinica isolate HGM2019 chromosome 17, MsV1, whole genome shotgun sequence genome contains these proteins:
- the LOC131231134 gene encoding uncharacterized protein LOC131231134 produces MEQIQHRHVDIRGLKHHIAEIGTGSVVVVFLHGFPEIWYTWRHQMIAVADAGFRAIAPDCRGYGLSEQPPEPEKASFMDLVEDLVAMLDLFGISKTFLVSKDFGVFTASLFAVLHPERLLGFITLGLPFITLGSKTVGKDLLPEGFYVSRWQEPGRAEADFGRFDVKTVVRNIYILFSKSEIPIAAEHQEIMDLVDPSTPLPPWFTDDDLTAYATLYEKSGFRLPLQVPYRTMNEELGMSITEPKVQVPALLIMGEKDYVFKFPGIRDSIKSGKVKENVPELEITFIPEGSHFVQEQFPDQVNKLIISFLKKNSTAGK; encoded by the exons ATGGAGCAGATACAGCACAGACACGTCGACATAAGAGGACTCAAGCATCATATCGCCGAGATTGGAACCG GTTCTGTGGTGGTGGTTTTCTTGCATGGATTCCCTGAGATATGGTACACGTGGAGACACCAGATGATCGCAGTCGCTGATGCTGGTTTCCGGGCCATTGCTCCTGATTGCAGAGGCTATGGACTCTCCGAACAGCCTCCCGAACCGGAAAAAGCATCTTTCATGGACCTAGTTGAAGATCTCGTCGCCATGCTTGATTTGTTTGGCATCTCAAAG ACTTTCCTTGTCTCAAAGGATTTTGGAGTCTTTACCGCTTCACTATTCGCTGTCCTTCATCCAGAGAGGTTGCTGGGATTCATAACATTAGGTTTGCCATTTATCACTCTTGGTTCCAAAACTGTCGGCAAAGATCTCCTCCCTGAAGGCTTCTACGTATCGAGGTGGCAG GAGCCTGGAAGAGCTGAAGCAGATTTCGGACGGTTTGATGTCAAGACTGTAGTGCGTAACATTTACATTCTCTTCTCCAAAAGTGAAATCCCGATAGCTGCTGAACATCAGGAGATCATGGACCTGGTTGATCCATCCACCCCTTTACCACCCTGGTTCACGGACGATGATCTGACAGCCTATGCAACGTTATATGAGAAATCTGGATTCCGTTTACCATTGCAAGTGCCTTATAG GACGATGAATGAAGAACTGGGTATGAGCATAACAGAACCCAAAGTTCAAGTTCCTGCGCTGCTGATCATGGGCGAGAAGGACTATGTCTTCAAATTCCCAGGAATTAGGGACTCCATAAAGAGCGGAAAGGTGAAGGAGAATGTCCCGGAGTTGGAGATCACATTCATTCCTGAAGGATCCCATTTCGTTCAGGAACAGTTTCCAGACCAGGTGAACAAGCTCATCATCAGCTTCCTCAAAAAGAACTCTACTGCGGGAAAGTGA